A stretch of DNA from Candidatus Kapaibacterium thiocyanatum:
TCAAGGAAGAGCTCACCGCACTGATCCTGTACAAGAGTATCGTCTACAGTTCCGAACGGAGAAGGATATCGTCGGCACTGCTCGAATCGGAGCATAAGTACAGTGAGCTCTTCCACCTCAGCCCACTGCCCATGTGGGTATGCGATTGCGGCACCCTCAAGTTCATCGACGTCAACAATGCCGCGATCAGGCACTACGGCTTCAGCCTCCAGGAGTTCCTGGACATGTCGATCGCGGACATACAACAGATCGGAAGCATGCCGGAAGCGATGCCCTCGGATCCCGGATTTCCCGAACGCTACATGCAGGGAATCGTCGATCATCGGAAGAAGAATGGCGAGATGATCCGCGTGGACCTTCGGAGCAATGCCTTGCAGTACAAGGGCACGTCATCACGGATCATCCTCGCGAACGACGTCACGGAACGACTGAACTACATCAATGCCATCGAAGCCCAGAACAGAAAGCTCAAGGAGATAGCCTGGATGCAGTCCCACGTGATACGCGCTCCACTGTCGAGGATCATGGGCCTGATTTCCATCATCCGCGACTCCAAAGGGTCCACCGAAGAGCGCGACGAAATGCTCGGCTATCTGATGACCTCGGCGCACGAACTGGACAAGGTCATCAGGAACATCACGGAACTGACGTGATATCGTCCGATCCGTGAGTGACCGGGAAACACGATGCGAGTCCCGATCGGGAACATTCACGCGATACGTCGTTTCAGACGTGGCCACCATGATGGAGGACCGACCATGGCAGTGAAAGGACAGCTCAGACAACCGACATCGCCCATGCCGGCCCAGCATCAGGAGAAGCCCGGCATGGAGCACAGGATGAAGCCGCACCCGAAGTACATAGCCCCGGCCTTCGTCTTCTTCGCAAGCGAAGCGGACCGCAGCTTCATCACCGGCGAAGTGCTCGTGCTGTACGGCGGAACGACGATGGGATGACGTGGAACCTTTCCCTATGCATCGGGTAGCACCGTTGTGCGCGATAGCCGGACGCTTCGCGTTCCGCCGTGATCGACGTTCACCACGATGCGAGCAGGAGGTATCATGAGAGCTCTATGGTCCGGATCGATTTCATTCGGCCTCGTCAAGATTCCCGTCAAGCTCCTCAGTGCCGTGAAGGAACGGGAGCTGAGTTTCGATCTGCTCTCGAAGAAGGATCACTCCCCGATCCGCTACAAGCGCGTATCCGAATCCACGGGCAAGGAAATCTCCTACCAGGACATCGTGAAGGGATTCGAATACTCCAGGGGACGCTACGTCATCGTGACCCCGCAGGACTTCACGAATGCGAGTCCGGACAAATCGCACAGTATCGACATCCTCCAGTTCACGTCATTCGACAGCATCGACCCGATCTACTACGACAAGGCCTACTACCTCGTTCCCCACAAGGGTGCGGAGAAGATCTACCATCTTCTCTGGAAGGCTCTGAGCAAATCGCAGACCATCGGCATCGCCGAGTTCGTACTCCGCACCAGGGCACACCCCGTAGCTCTCCGGCCCTGGCACGACGGAGCGCTCCTGCTGCACCAGATGCACTACGCCGGTGAGATAGGAAGCATACCCGGTTCCATACCCGACTCCGACAGAACGTCACCCAAGGAACTATCGCTGGCGATGAAGCTCGTAGAATCGCTCTCGAAGGAATTCGATGCCGCCGCGTTCAAGGATACCTACACGGCGAAACTGAAGCGTGTGATCAGGGCGAAGGCGAAGGGCAAGACGGTGACCATCCACGAACGGCCGAAGAAGGAACGCGGCAAGGTCATCGACCTCATGGAAGAACTGAAGCTGAGCCTGACGGAGAACAAGCCACGATCGCCGCAACGGAGGAAGACCGGATGAGCCTGCGCACCTACACGAAGAAGAGAACCTTCACGAAGACCCCCGAGCCGCAGGGAGCGGTCGAGCGCAGTCACAAGGCCCTCCGCTTCGTCGTTCAGAAGCATGACGCCTCCCGGCTTCACTACGACTTCCGTCTCGAGCTGGATGGCGTGCTGAAGAGTTGGGCCGTTCCCAAAGGACCGTCGTTACGTCCGTCCGACAAACGGCTGGCCGTGATGGTCGAGGATCATCCCTACGACTATCGCACGTTCGAAGGTGTCATCCCCGAGGGCAACTACGGTGCAGGCACCGTGCTGGTCTGGGATGAAGGTACCTACGAGCCCGTCGAGGCCGCGGGCAAGAGCATTCCGGCACAGCAGACCGCCATGAACCATGGATTGCGGGAAGGATCGGTCGTGATCGAGCTGCACGGCACGAAACTCAAGGGCGCATTCTCCCTCGTCCGCATGCATGGCAGTGGAGGCAACAACTGGTTGCTGGTCAAGAAGGACGATGACTACGCGAAGGACATCGACGTCACGAGAAAGACGCGATCGGTGATCAGCGGCAAGAACCTCGACGAAGTAGGAGGAAGGAAACGCCGGAAACCCAGCCATACGGCACGAGATGCGAAAGAATGATCCATATCCACGGGCGATACGTCCCATGCTGGCGACGCTCGTCGACGGGCCCTTCACGGACAGGGACTGGGTATTCGAAATCAAATGGGACGGATATCGTACGATCGCCATGGTGAATCACGGCAAGGTTCGTCTGCTGTCGCGCAACGCGCAGGTCTTCACGGAAACGTTCGCACCCGTCACCGCTACGCTGGATGGTCTCCGTCACGACGCCGTCATCGACGGGGAGATCGTCGTACTCGACGACATGGGACGCTCCCGTTTCCAGCTGCTTCAGACATGGAAGAAGACGGGTCAGGGAACGCTGGTCTACTGCGCCTTCGATCTGTTGTGGCTCGATGGGCATCGCCTCGACGCACTCCCCCTCCTCGACCGGAAGGAACTGTTGAAGACCGTTCTTCCCGGGAATCCGACGATCATGTATTCGGAGCACGTCCCCGAACGGGGCGAGGACTTCTTCAGAACCGCCAGGAAGAGCGGGCTCGAAGGGATCATGGCCAAACGCAAGGACAGCGGCTATCACGCAGGAATCCGAAGCAGGGACTGGCTCAAGATCAAGACCCACGCACGTCAGGAAGTCGTCATCGCCGGATACACGGAAGGGCGCGGATCGCGCAAGCACTTCGGGGCTCTCGTTCTCGGCGTCTATGAAGGCAACGACCTGATCTACGTCGGTCATACCGGCACCGGATTCGACGAAGATACGCTCGAGGATGTCCAGGCGAAGCTGCATCGGCTCGAACGGAAGACATCTCCCTTCGATGACGTGCCCGTCACCAATGCACCGGTACGGTGGGTACGCCCCACGCTCGTTGCGGAAGTGCGATTCCAGGAATGGACCAACGACGGCGTCATGCGACAGCCCGTCTTCCTGGGCCTCAGATCGGACAAGAACGCGCACGACGTCCGTCGGGAGCGTGTATCATCGACATGAAGAGGACCGTCATGACCGCACCCCATGCATGGATCAGCGAGGATGAAACCACCGTCACCCGTACCGTCAATCGTCATGAACTTTCGCTGACCAACCTCACGAAGTTCTACTGGAGGCGTGGTGGTATCACGAAGCGGGATGTCCTCGAATACTATCACGCGATATCATCCTACGTCATGCCGTACCTGAAGGACCGGCCACAGTCTCTCCTGCGTCACCCCGAAGGAGCCGAGCGAGCCGGCTTCTACCAGAAGGACGTGAAGGGAAAGGTCGCCGACTGGATGCGGCTCCACGTCGACTACAGCGAGTCCACGGGCAAGGACGTGCACTACCTCGTGTGCGAAGACAAGGCCACGCTCCTCTATATGGCGAACATGGGATGCATCGAGATGCATCCATGGCATTCGCGTGCCGACCATCCCGATCATCCCGACTACTGCCTCATCGATCTGGATCCCCTCTCCATCGGATTCGACAAGGTCGTCAAGACGGCACTGGTAGTCAAGGACGTGCTCGACGACTGGAAGATCGCATCCTTCTGCAAGACGTCCGGTGCGACTGGACTGCACATCTACATTCCATTGGGTGCGCGATACACCTACGCCCAATCGCGGCAGTTCGCGCAGGTCATCGTTACCGCTGTCCACGAACTGGCCCCGTCGATCACGAGTCTGGAGCGCGCACCGGCGAAGCGTCGACGCAAGGTCTATCTGGACCATCTGCAGAACGGTCAGGGACAGACCGTCGCCGCTCCCTATTCCCTTCGTGCCCGTCCTGGGGCCCTGGTATCGACGCCCCTTCACTGGGAGGAAGTCCGTAAAGGGCTGGATCCCGGCCGATTCACCATCACGACCATCTTCGACCGTCTGAAGGAAACGGGAGACCTGTTCAAACCGGTGCTCGGAAAAGGCACGAATCTCGACAGATTCCTGCGGAGCAATGGTCATCAGTAGCGGTTTCCATAGTTTGGGCAAAAGTCCTTCCACACCATTCCATCCCCTGACCACGATGTTCCGCACCATCCTGCTTCTCGGTTTCGTTCTCTTCCTCACGCACGATCTGACGGCGCAGAAAGGCGAAGCTCGGCGTCAGATCGCGAAGATCATCCAGTCGTCGAATGCGAAGGTCGGCGTCTCCGTGCTCGGCCTCGAGGACAGGGATACGCTGGCGTTCGACGGGAAGGGACACTATCCGATGCAGAGCGTCTACAAGTTCCCACTGGCGGTGGCCGTACTGCACGAGGTGGATCGTGGGAAGCTCTCACTCGATATGAAGATCCATGTCCGGAAGAAGGACCTGCTCCCCGATACATGGAGCCCGATGCGGGACAAGTATCCGAAGGGCGAGATACACCTCACCCTGAGCGAGATCCTCCGATACACGGTATCGCAGAGCGACAACAACGGATGCGACATCCTGTTCCGCATGCTCGGCGGACCGGCCAAGGTGGAGGCGTACATCCGCAGTCTCGGCATCACCGGTATGGCGTTCGCGGCTACGGAAGAGGAGATGCACGAGAGGCCGAAGACGCAGTTCTCGAACTGGTGCGAACCGGAGGCAATGGTGAAACTGCTCGACATGTTCCATGGCGGGCGTATCCTTTCGGAATCGAGCAGGAAGTTCCTGTGGAATGCCATGGCGGAAACGTCGACAGGACCGGACCGGATCAAGGGACTTCTCCCGCCGGGCACGACAGTGGCCCACAAGACGGGATCCTCCGGCAGGAACAGCGAGGGTACCATCCACGCCCTCAATGACGTCGGTATCGTCGTGCTTCCGAAGAACAGGCACGTCGCCATCGTCGTCTACGTCTCGGACTCGCACGAGGACAACGACACCCTGGAGAACGTCATCGCCAGGATATCGAAGATCGTCTGGGATTATTTCTCGGCGAAGAAATGATGCCGGCCCTACAGCTCCACATGTAGTCGTATCGCTCCGAGATCGACCGGACCGCGATCGGCATTGTAGGCAGGATTGGAGATATGCTGCCAGTCGATCGATAGCGATGCCCATTTCATGATGCGCAGCGTGTAGAGAAGCTCGACGATGGTTTCCGGACGATAGTCGAGTGCTCCGTCTCCGATGAAGAAACTGATTCCACCCCTGGCCAGGTAGTCGCGGCGCTCCTGCGAGAGCGCATTACCGACGATGCCGACGAAGAGTTCGTCCTCAGCCCGACCCCATGATGTCCCCTTGATCCTCGCACCTGCGGAGATGGAACGATCGATCTCCGTGAATGCATAGGTCTCGGTCTTTCCATCCGCCCAACTGGCCCGCAGAAAGACGCCGATATCGTCGGCTACGGCTTGTTCGATGTTGAGTCCGAAGCCGAACTTGATCTGTTCGGTCGTCCGGACCTTGCCGATATCCGGCGGCTCTCCTGTCTTCGCCGCAAGGTCCAGTGCATCCTGATACCGCGCCATGATCGCACGGTTGCGGAAGGCAAGCACGCGTACCGCTCCCGGACGCCCATCGATCGTATGGCTATGTCCGACCTCGAGCTGATCTCCGTAATGCTTCATGATATCAGGGTCCAGTGCCTGCTGATTCGGCTCGTATGGCTGTATGAAGCGGCCCAGACGGAGCACCCAATCGTCGTGATACCATTCCAGTGCCAGTCCCCACGAGTATCCGCGTGCATCGGCCGCATAGTCGTATGCACCGTGCGTCATCAACGACCAGTTCATGAACTGCGTTCGCGGATCATGACTATAGATATTGTCATCGAAGATATCGAGCGCAGCAAGATTGCCGGCCGTCACCACGAGACGATGGGTGGCCGTCGTATCCGCGAGCTGATTGACATCCGAATCGACGGGAAGCGGTACGTCGTTCAGGGGAATGGTCTGACGCAGGAAGAGCCTGGCCATATAGACCCTGAAGGTCGGGCCTGTGGTTCGGGCCATCTCGCCGTTCGTGAAGCCGCCAAGGCCGAGCAACCCCGAAAGGGCGAGACCACGCGCCGTCTCGATGTTGAGGTAGACCTCCCCTCCCGGCCATAGCCGTAGCCCACCCATGACCGTGGCCGTCAGCGAATAACTCGGTTCAGGGTCCGGCGTCAGACTGTTCGTCCCGGAATATCGTGCCGGGAATCCTGCCTTCCCCTGCCAGATGTACGTCGTCTGGAATCCGGCCTTCCATGTCTCCTGCCCGGAAGTCTGTCCATACGACGACGTGGCTGTCCACAGGAACAGGACGAGGATCGCGATGGGAAGGCGATAGCGAGCGAACATGACGATAGCCGATGCGGAACGATACTGATGGCCTTGGCGAGGGCGGGCAAATATAGCCTGAGCGGCTCCGCCGCAGCTCACTACCGTTCGTTAGAATTCGCTGAGAGCATGTCCTCTCACGTGCTCTTCTTACCTGCTGATTCCAGAACCAGCAACTGCAGGAACAGTTCCGTCATCCGTGTACGCTCCGATTGAAGCATCCGCATGAGAATGGATAGTATCGCCACCAGCAACCCCGCCAGCATCCAAATCTTCGACGGCTGAGCCATTGGGGCAAAGATCCCGAGAAGGATGAGCACTGAACAGGCACATGAGAGCCCTCGATACATACTCTGATACACCGTCAATCTCTCGAACCGCTCCGAATGTCCATCTGTACGGAGGGCAACAACTGCCTCCTTATATCCCATCTTGATGACTACCTGTTGTTCCCGATCCCTTCCATCCGCATTTCGCGGTATACCATATCGGGACTCAAGAATCTTCTTGACTCTTTCCTGTTGCGCCGACGAAAGAAGTTCGGGAGAAGGTGTGTATAACGTGAAACGCACCGGTAATATCTTGTCAGCGAGCCAATCTTTCAGGAACCGCGCCGGTCCTTGAAGGACCATTCCTAACGTGAGTGCAGCCATCGTCAGGACGGTCAAATCTCCTATGGTCATGGATCCAGGTTTTTCTATCACAACCAGATAATCGTACTGATAGACCATGCCTACTATCACGAGTGCCCCCGGAATGATCGCAGCAAGTATCTCGAACAACGTCAGTTGCTTCATGGTGATTTCTCGGTAGTCTGACGGAATAGGATGATAGTGAGCCATATCAGTACAGTAGTATACCGATACTGCTCCTCATACTGAAATATGCTATAGTACCGTCAACGTCTTCACTTGCGTAAACCGGCCCGATGCGTTCTCCACTTCGAGCTGATAGACGTAGGTTCCACTGGCGATACGCATGTCGCCGGATCGGTCCCATTCGACAGCATGCCGGCCTTCATCGAGTCGTGCATCGAGGAGCGTAGCGACGCTCCTTCCCGACAGATCGTGGATGGTCAGTCGTACATGCGACGTACGAAGTAGAGAGAACGCGAACGTCGTATGCTCCGTCACAGGATTTGGGTAGTTCTGCCGCAACACGAACTGACCTCCGGTTTCCGGTTCGAGCTCGGCAAGTCCCGTCGTCGGACCATCGATGCCGATCGTCATCGATCCGTTGTAGCCACCGGTCGTCGTATTCGGAGTGATGCCGAGCATCTCGTACTGAAGATCGCCCGGTGGCGAGGCGAAGACCATATCGGCCGCATTGTTGACGACGGACGTATTCTTCCCACGCCCGGCATACAGGGGCGTCGTATAGACTTCGTCGTTGAGGGCATCCGGGAACGCCATCTGGGATGTGGCGCTCAGGACGGAGCTGAGGAAGACCTGGAAATGGATGTGCGTGATACGTCCATTGTACCATCCCGGATAGATCGTCCTGAACTCCACGCGTCCGTTCGCATCGGTCAACTGGATCCCGCGCATGAAGGTCTGACCTACGGTATTCGAGCCCGGCTGGACATATCCCGAATACACGCCATCCTTGTCGCAATGCCAGATATCCACGCGGGCATTGGCGATCGGAGCACAACCGAGATTGACGTTCACGACGGTCAATGCGAGCGTGAGCGGTACGCCCGGCCTGCCTTCCGTGACGTCCTGTCTGAACTTCGACGCATCCGAACTCAGATCGAGCGGATACGGTCCTGCCGTCTCGTTCGGAATCAGGATACAGTCCACACCGGGCGGCTTCGGTGGTGTGGCATGGATCACGGTGGGTCTCCATGGTATGACCGATCCGATTCCGGCCAGACCCAATCCCTTCAGGAAGTCGCTTCGTTTCATCGTTGCCTCCGTGAGTATCCGCAAGCAAGGCGTATGGTCGTATCGTTCCGTTACAGGAACCTGTCGAGGATATACTATCGGCCGACGATGATCGGCATCGTCATACGATTCCGTCCGCTGCGAATCTGCAGAACATAGCAGGAAGGTGCAACGTCACCGACGTACAGGGCGTCCGGTCGGCTGCCGTCGTTCACATACCCTGCGTCGTACCGCCATTCCCTCACGGTACGCCCCGTAACGTCCATCAACGTCGCCGTTTCCATCCCGGCAGGCAGTATCGAGGACGGGATGACGGTTCCGACGATACGACTTCCATGGGAAGCGATAGCCTCTGCGTCCGGAATCGACACCGTCCTGAATACCGCAGCTTCGAGAGGTATGCGGATGGACTCCTCGAGGTTAACGGCACACACGATCGTATCCCGGAACGTTCCTTCCATCGCAGATGCGACGCAGTACTCGATGGTTCTGGCTTCGCCTGGACGGATCTCATAGGGAAGCGCGTCGATCTGCGCGAACGGCAAGGCGAACGGATCGGCAAGGCCGTCGAGAGATGTGACGATCAGATTTCCCGTACCCGTATTGGCGATCTGTACCTGTGCGCATTTGCGTTCGTTCACGAAGTACGTTCCTGACATCGTACCGGAATACATCGGAGCGGGAGATACGAAGTCGGCGGTGACGACGATCGGGAATACCGTTCCACGTATGCGAACGAGCAGGGTATCGGTCGAGACCCCATTCCGCCTGGGGCCGGAACCGCACATGATGTCGAAGTGAGCGGACCCGTTTCCTGCTAACGTCATCTTCGTCAGCGTCGTCCCGAATATTCCTCCACGGGCGAAATGAACGTCGCTGACGATCATGGGTATATCGGTCGGATTGTGCAGTTCCATCCTCGTCGTCGGATGCATCAGCGGATATACGATCCCGAAGTCGACGGATTCCGAACCGAGCGGCGAAACGACCTTCGGTACCAGTTTCACGACTCTCCTGTTGCCGGCCCAGTCTCTCGCTTCGAGCGACATCGAGTCCGGCGCTTCCGGATCACGCCATCGTACGGAGAACGTCGCCTTCATATGTTGCTCCGTCATTCCGTAGATACCATGGTCACCGACGATCGACGTCGTGGTAGTACTATCGGAGACGGGTCTGCCGATGAAGGCCAGGCCCGCTCCGACGTCCTGTACGCTGACGTCCCATCCGGTGCCGGTCTCCACCGCTTCGATCGACGGCGGCACGATATCGTCGACGTCAGTGCGGCGTTCCGCCCCGCCCATCGGCCAGCCGTAGGCATTCAGTTCACCGTAGCCGTAGATGTATCCTCCGACGTCGATGCTGTCGTTACCATGGACGGTATACGATCCGGGCTTCACCTTGAGCCGGAAGCAGTAGAAATCCGTTCCCGGAATGGCGGTGTTGGCCATCTGTTGCGGGAACAGGTCCGCATGATTCCACAGGGGTACTCCATTGATGCGGATCGAACGGAGATGGGCCTGACGGTTCGCGGAATCTCCCTTCACCTTGACGACGAAGGTGAGGAAGTGATTCGTGAAATCGGACAGCATCGGAGTCTGGAACAAGGCCGACGACACGAACTGCTCTTCGGGCACGAGTGCGATCATGAAGGGATCGAGGAACGCATCCCCGTCGAACGATGCCGAACAGGAATACTGCAGTACCTGGATCGGTGCATCGGCTTCCCAGACCGAGATGCCATCGATCAACTGCACGGGTTTGTCGCTTTTCCTGATATCGACGAAGTCTCCGGCCTTCAGAAGATACAACGTAT
This window harbors:
- a CDS encoding Ku protein yields the protein MRALWSGSISFGLVKIPVKLLSAVKERELSFDLLSKKDHSPIRYKRVSESTGKEISYQDIVKGFEYSRGRYVIVTPQDFTNASPDKSHSIDILQFTSFDSIDPIYYDKAYYLVPHKGAEKIYHLLWKALSKSQTIGIAEFVLRTRAHPVALRPWHDGALLLHQMHYAGEIGSIPGSIPDSDRTSPKELSLAMKLVESLSKEFDAAAFKDTYTAKLKRVIRAKAKGKTVTIHERPKKERGKVIDLMEELKLSLTENKPRSPQRRKTG
- a CDS encoding 3'-phosphoesterase → MSLRTYTKKRTFTKTPEPQGAVERSHKALRFVVQKHDASRLHYDFRLELDGVLKSWAVPKGPSLRPSDKRLAVMVEDHPYDYRTFEGVIPEGNYGAGTVLVWDEGTYEPVEAAGKSIPAQQTAMNHGLREGSVVIELHGTKLKGAFSLVRMHGSGGNNWLLVKKDDDYAKDIDVTRKTRSVISGKNLDEVGGRKRRKPSHTARDAKE
- a CDS encoding carbohydrate porin, giving the protein MLVLFLWTATSSYGQTSGQETWKAGFQTTYIWQGKAGFPARYSGTNSLTPDPEPSYSLTATVMGGLRLWPGGEVYLNIETARGLALSGLLGLGGFTNGEMARTTGPTFRVYMARLFLRQTIPLNDVPLPVDSDVNQLADTTATHRLVVTAGNLAALDIFDDNIYSHDPRTQFMNWSLMTHGAYDYAADARGYSWGLALEWYHDDWVLRLGRFIQPYEPNQQALDPDIMKHYGDQLEVGHSHTIDGRPGAVRVLAFRNRAIMARYQDALDLAAKTGEPPDIGKVRTTEQIKFGFGLNIEQAVADDIGVFLRASWADGKTETYAFTEIDRSISAGARIKGTSWGRAEDELFVGIVGNALSQERRDYLARGGISFFIGDGALDYRPETIVELLYTLRIMKWASLSIDWQHISNPAYNADRGPVDLGAIRLHVEL